The Stutzerimonas stutzeri DNA window CCGAGAATGCGGCTGTCGTCCAGGCGCTGGGTGGCAGTTTCCCGCGGGATATCGCTCGGCTGGGGCTCTTCCAGCAGCGCCGGGTCGACCACTTTCGGCGTCTTCGGCTGCATGGCCCAGTTCAGCAGCGGCAGGCCCACCACCAGCACGGCGATGATGATCAGGTTGTAGGAAGCGAACAGCGTCTGGCCGACACCGATGGCTTCGGTCAGCGCGCCGCCGGTCATCTTCTCCAGATCGGCCCCGCCGCTGGCCAGCGACAGCGGAATCGAGCCGGAAAAGCCGCCGTGCCAGATCAGGAATCCTGAGTAGGCCGAGGCCACCAGCAGCGGGTAGTCGACGCCGCGCACCTGGCGTGCCAGCGCGCGGGCGAACACGGCGCCGATCACCAGGCCGAAGCCCCAGTTGATCCAGGAACCGGCCAGCGCCACCAGAGTCACCAGCACGATGGCCTGGCCCGGGGACTGCGGGATACGGGCCATGCGGTCGAGCAGGCGATTGATTGCCGGCGCCCGTGCCAGGGCATGGCCGGTGACCAGGATCAGCGACATCTGCATGGTGAAGGCCAGCAGGTTCCAGAAGCCGTTGCCCCAGTGCTGCGCCATGGCCGGCAGGCCCTGACCGGTGCTGAGCATGGCGGCGATCAGCACGATCAACGTGAGCAGGATGGCGAAGACGAAGGGCGAGGGAAGGAAGCGTTGCACCAGGTAGACGCTGGCGGCGGTTATTCTGTTGAGCACGATGGGGTTCTCCCTTGTTGTCGTTATGTCGCCGCGCAGGTGCGGCGCTTCGCTTATGAGTGCGGCGGCGGCCGGCTGTTCCCGCTGCGCTGCGCCTGAGGAGGTTGGTCGATGCGTGTTGCGCTTTCACTGTCGCTGCTGCTGTTTGTGGCTTCCGCTCAGGCACAAGAGCCGCTGCGGCTGCGCATCCAGGGGCATGAGCTGCACGCCGAATACGCGCAGACCGTCGCCCAGCGCGAGCGCGGGCTGATGGGGCGCCGCGAGCTGGCCGTCGACAGCGGCATGCTGTTCCGCTTTGATGAAGTGCGCCGCCACTGCCTGTGGATGAAGGACACGCCGCTGCCCTTGTCGGCGGCGTTCTTCGATGAGGCTGGGCTTCTGGTCGATGTGATCGACCTGGAGCCTTTCAACACGGAGATACGCTGTTCGAAGCGGCCCGCGCGTTATGCCCTGGAGATGAACCAGGGCTGGTTCGCCGAGCGGGAGATCGGACGGGGCGCGCGGCTGGCAGGGATTCCGGTGGAGTAGGCCAACCCTGCCCAATGACCCGCGTCCCGCCTCAATCCAGCGGTAACTCCGTGGTCCGCTTCACTTCGCTCATGGCGATATGTGAGTGCGCCTCCTGCACGTGGGGGCGCTGCAGGAGCTGGTCACGCAGGAAGCGTTCGTAACTGTCGATATCCCGTGCCACCACCTTGAGCAGGTAATCCGACTCACCGGCCATGGTGTGGCACTCCAGCACCTCGGGATAACCCACCACCGCCCGCTCGAACTCGTCGAGGTTGCTGCGCCCATGGGCCGAGAGCTTGATGTTGACGAACACCGTCATGTTCAGCCCGAGCTTCTTCGGGTTGAGCAGGGCGACCTTGCGCTCGATCAGCCCCTCCTCCTGCATGCGATGGATGCGTCGCCAGCAGGGCGATTGCGACAGCTCGACCTTCTCGGCGATTTCCGCAGCGGACAGATCGGCGTTGTGCTGCAGCAGCAGGAGGATCTTGCGATCGGTGCTACTCAGAGGTGTGGACTGCATGGTCGTTCCTGTTTTGTTGTTGTTTGCGAATGGGTCATGCACAGAACCGCTGTTCTACCGCAAAAGTAGAAAGAAAATCTCTCCGCGTCACGGTCAGACTGTTAATCGACACGCGACGGTGGGGTGATCCCCTGCCGATTGCCGGCGTGGAGAAACAACCGTGCGGTTTCTCCATGACTGCGTCAGGCGGGTAGCGAACAACGCCACCCTGACTCCGATAACAACAAATTAGGAGCGCCCCATGTCTCTGGCCGAGATCCGTCTGGACGACAAGTACCGGCTTGCTACCGGTCATCTGTACCTCACCGGCACCCAGGCGCTGACCCGCTTGCCGATGCTGCAGCATCAGCGTGATCAGGCCCGTGGTTTGAACGCCGGTGGCTTCATCTCCGGCTATCGCGGCTCGCCACTGGGCGGGCTGGACAAGAGCCTCTGGGAAGCCCGCGACTACCTCAAGCAACACGCCATCCACTTCCAGCCGGGCGTCAACGAAGAGCTGGCCGCCACCGCGGTGTGGGGCAGCCAGCAGACCAACCTGTTCCCCGGCGCCAGGTACGACGGCGTGTTCGCCATGTGGTACGGCAAGGGGCCGGGCGTCGACCGTGCCGGTGACGTGTTCAAGCATGCG harbors:
- a CDS encoding DUF192 domain-containing protein produces the protein MRVALSLSLLLFVASAQAQEPLRLRIQGHELHAEYAQTVAQRERGLMGRRELAVDSGMLFRFDEVRRHCLWMKDTPLPLSAAFFDEAGLLVDVIDLEPFNTEIRCSKRPARYALEMNQGWFAEREIGRGARLAGIPVE
- a CDS encoding short-chain fatty acid transporter; the protein is MLNRITAASVYLVQRFLPSPFVFAILLTLIVLIAAMLSTGQGLPAMAQHWGNGFWNLLAFTMQMSLILVTGHALARAPAINRLLDRMARIPQSPGQAIVLVTLVALAGSWINWGFGLVIGAVFARALARQVRGVDYPLLVASAYSGFLIWHGGFSGSIPLSLASGGADLEKMTGGALTEAIGVGQTLFASYNLIIIAVLVVGLPLLNWAMQPKTPKVVDPALLEEPQPSDIPRETATQRLDDSRILGLIMVALAVLFFYRHFSENGLALSLNIVISIFLFAGLLMHGTPERYMRAIEESIRGIAGIVVQFPFYAGIMGMMVGANAAGLSLGRQVTDTFIAWSSAESFPVLAFLSAGLVNVFVPSGGGQWAVQGPIMLPAGAALGVAPEITAMAIAWGDAWTNMIQPFWALPLLGIAGLGARDIMGYCLLCLVFSGVVIAGGLYFLT
- a CDS encoding Lrp/AsnC family transcriptional regulator gives rise to the protein MQSTPLSSTDRKILLLLQHNADLSAAEIAEKVELSQSPCWRRIHRMQEEGLIERKVALLNPKKLGLNMTVFVNIKLSAHGRSNLDEFERAVVGYPEVLECHTMAGESDYLLKVVARDIDSYERFLRDQLLQRPHVQEAHSHIAMSEVKRTTELPLD